One Gammaproteobacteria bacterium DNA segment encodes these proteins:
- a CDS encoding cytochrome c peroxidase, with protein MKKNAVMALFAIVLLLCASVTSASEPLGLPPVPVPADNPQTPEKIALGRALFADRRLSADGTISCSVCHNPNKGFTDGLPVAEGINRSKATRNTSSLLNAAYHTTQFWDGRRPSLEGQAQDPFTNSIEHGLKSHQELIDIVRKDGIYVAQFKAVFGVDSAKIGVEHITKAIASYERTLIAGDSPFDRYQYGGDKSALSAEAIRGLEIFRGKAKCSLCHTIGPSHAIFTNNNFHNLGVSFEKVEPRLYELVNTFRSAIANGESVDEIVLKGADVSQLGRVLVTISPKGLEDTKDVGRFKTPTLRNVELTAPYMHDGSIATLEAVIDLYNKGNEKNPMLDKLFRPLGLNEQEKADLLAFMKSLNSPELPR; from the coding sequence ATGAAGAAAAATGCCGTTATGGCGTTATTTGCCATCGTGCTCCTGCTGTGTGCCAGCGTAACTTCAGCCAGCGAGCCCTTGGGCCTGCCCCCGGTGCCCGTCCCCGCTGACAACCCGCAGACGCCGGAGAAGATTGCCCTCGGCAGGGCGCTGTTTGCTGATCGCCGCCTGAGCGCCGATGGCACCATCAGTTGCAGTGTCTGCCATAACCCCAACAAAGGCTTTACTGATGGCCTGCCTGTGGCAGAGGGCATCAACCGTAGCAAGGCTACACGCAATACCTCTTCTCTGCTGAATGCCGCGTACCACACCACGCAGTTCTGGGACGGCCGTCGGCCCAGCCTTGAAGGTCAGGCGCAGGATCCGTTCACCAACTCCATCGAGCATGGACTTAAAAGTCACCAGGAGTTGATCGATATCGTCCGCAAGGATGGCATTTACGTCGCGCAGTTCAAGGCGGTCTTCGGTGTCGATAGCGCCAAGATTGGCGTGGAGCATATCACCAAGGCGATAGCGAGCTATGAGCGCACACTGATTGCTGGCGATTCACCGTTCGACCGCTATCAATATGGCGGCGATAAAAGCGCGCTTTCAGCGGAGGCCATCCGTGGCCTGGAGATATTTCGTGGCAAGGCAAAATGCAGCCTGTGCCATACCATAGGCCCCAGCCACGCCATCTTCACCAACAACAATTTCCATAACCTCGGCGTGAGTTTCGAGAAAGTGGAGCCGCGCCTGTACGAGCTCGTCAATACCTTCCGCAGCGCCATCGCCAACGGCGAGAGCGTCGACGAAATCGTATTGAAAGGTGCGGATGTCTCCCAGCTGGGTCGGGTGCTGGTCACGATCAGCCCGAAAGGACTGGAGGACACCAAGGACGTCGGGCGCTTCAAGACCCCCACCTTGCGCAACGTCGAGCTGACCGCGCCCTACATGCATGATGGCAGCATAGCCACACTGGAGGCTGTCATTGACCTCTACAACAAGGGTAACGAAAAGAATCCGATGCTGGACAAGTTGTTCCGCCCGCTCGGCCTCAACGAGCAGGAAAAGGCTGATCTGCTGGCGTTCATGAAGTCACTCAACAGTCCTGAGCTGCCCCGGTAA
- a CDS encoding vitamin K epoxide reductase family protein — MSTRASTQPGREARTALLLGGVALLGVMLTIYQWIELYLLNTHGAAPLCSLSATFNCAGVWNSPVGHAVHQFSGLPIAGWGLIWSAAVLVLAAMLRYQATQGAAMNDTVQALRIVTGAGALIAVSLLGYSIVLKTFCPTCVLFYVLVAAAAWLAYVRLSTGAPRWLQASLKSGAILLVAFSALIYPGLHTPREDMSVAKVSTVIKAADANTPASPLVEFLTSLPPSVQKATSDSLAIYRQSSHISLQPDAKRMVYGQAGAPVHITEWTDIRCPHCQQLEAALEEMRGITPVGSWSEEARHFPLDSQCNPAVQRSGGGISCLAAKVQICLSGSPDFSRVRAAMFKNQGSLTLASIWSIATQDDGARRKTLETCVNSAATAAILQEDIDLAEKYQIEGTPLVVINGRTGTPVPAFLFSLIMAAGKDTDPGFLVLPAPSMPRP; from the coding sequence ATGTCTACACGCGCCTCAACCCAGCCCGGCCGCGAGGCCCGCACAGCGCTCCTGCTGGGGGGGGTGGCGCTGCTTGGCGTCATGCTCACGATTTACCAGTGGATTGAGCTTTACCTGCTCAATACCCATGGCGCTGCGCCCCTGTGCTCGCTCAGTGCCACCTTCAACTGCGCCGGGGTGTGGAACTCGCCAGTCGGCCACGCCGTGCATCAGTTCAGCGGCCTGCCCATTGCCGGGTGGGGTCTGATATGGAGCGCTGCAGTATTGGTACTGGCCGCCATGCTGCGCTATCAAGCCACCCAAGGAGCCGCCATGAACGATACCGTACAGGCCCTGCGCATTGTCACCGGCGCGGGAGCCTTGATAGCTGTTTCGCTGCTCGGCTACAGCATTGTCCTCAAGACCTTCTGCCCTACCTGCGTACTGTTTTACGTACTGGTGGCGGCTGCCGCCTGGCTGGCCTATGTACGTCTCAGCACAGGTGCGCCCCGCTGGCTGCAGGCCAGCCTCAAAAGCGGGGCCATCCTCCTCGTTGCCTTCTCGGCGCTGATCTATCCCGGCCTGCACACGCCACGCGAGGACATGAGTGTTGCCAAGGTCTCTACCGTGATCAAGGCGGCCGATGCCAACACCCCGGCCAGCCCGTTGGTCGAGTTTCTGACCTCACTGCCACCCAGCGTACAAAAGGCCACCAGTGATTCGCTTGCCATTTATCGCCAGTCCAGCCACATCTCCCTGCAGCCCGACGCCAAACGCATGGTCTACGGGCAGGCTGGGGCTCCGGTACACATCACGGAGTGGACGGATATTCGCTGCCCGCACTGCCAACAGCTTGAAGCCGCCCTGGAAGAAATGCGCGGCATTACGCCAGTCGGCTCCTGGAGCGAAGAGGCACGCCATTTCCCGCTCGACAGTCAGTGCAACCCTGCTGTCCAGCGCAGCGGCGGCGGCATCAGTTGCCTGGCCGCCAAGGTTCAGATCTGCCTCAGCGGCTCTCCTGACTTCAGCCGCGTACGCGCCGCCATGTTCAAGAACCAGGGCAGCCTCACCCTGGCCAGCATCTGGAGCATCGCCACCCAGGACGATGGTGCACGGCGCAAAACTCTCGAGACGTGCGTCAACTCTGCCGCCACGGCAGCCATACTCCAGGAAGACATCGATCTGGCTGAAAAATACCAGATCGAGGGCACGCCCCTGGTGGTCATCAATGGCCGAACCGGAACCCCTGTGCCCGCCTTCCTGTTTAGCCTGATCATGGCCGCAGGCAAGGATACCGACCCGGGCTTTCTGGTCTTGCCCGCGCCCAGTATGCCCCGACCGTGA
- a CDS encoding rubrerythrin family protein: MQLKGSKTHENLKAAFSGESQANRRYLYFAAKADVEGYNDVSAVFRSTAEGETGHAHGHLEYMEDCGDPATDLPIGSTSDNLKAAIAGETHEYTDMYPGMAKTARDESFGEIADWFETLAKAERSHANRFQKALDSLGK; encoded by the coding sequence ATGCAACTCAAAGGCAGCAAAACCCATGAAAACCTGAAGGCGGCTTTCTCGGGCGAGTCCCAGGCCAACCGCCGTTATCTCTACTTCGCCGCCAAGGCCGACGTAGAAGGCTACAATGACGTCTCCGCCGTATTCCGCTCCACTGCCGAGGGCGAGACCGGCCATGCGCACGGACACCTGGAGTACATGGAGGACTGTGGTGATCCGGCCACCGACCTGCCTATCGGCTCTACCAGTGACAATCTCAAGGCCGCGATTGCGGGCGAAACGCACGAATACACTGATATGTATCCGGGTATGGCCAAGACCGCACGCGACGAAAGCTTCGGTGAAATCGCCGATTGGTTCGAGACGCTGGCCAAGGCCGAGCGTTCACACGCCAACCGCTTTCAGAAGGCGCTCGATTCGCTGGGCAAATAA
- a CDS encoding heterodisulfide reductase-related iron-sulfur binding cluster, with the protein MAPPPIEGQREGSLEAPTRHALDWKNPEFYNETALQHELERVFDICHGCRRCFSLCQSFPTLFDAIDESPTMELDGVDKKVYWDVVDHCYLCDMCFMIKCPYVPPHAFNIDFPHLMLRAKAVKYQQGDVKIRDRILTSTDTVGRLAGIPVVVQAVNAVNKSKTARKILDKTLGVHPDAFVPEYHSDTLRKREHARRQLDAAATATPNTRGRVALFATCYGNYNEPQLGTDLIAIFEHNGIPVRLAEQEQCCGMPKLELGDLQAVERAKQANIPVLAALVDAGWDIVAPVPSCVLMFKQELPLMFPDDPDVIKVKNAIYDPFEYLMLRHKDGVLKTDFKKTLGRVSYHVSCHLRVQNIGLKTRDVLQLVPDTQVEPIERCSGHNGTYAVKSEFHAHAVKIGKPVVERIAKASADYYTSDCPIAGHHLEEGLANGTPPTHPVTLLRIAYGV; encoded by the coding sequence ATGGCACCACCACCCATCGAAGGTCAGCGTGAAGGCAGTCTTGAGGCGCCCACCCGTCATGCCCTGGACTGGAAAAATCCAGAATTTTACAATGAAACCGCACTCCAGCACGAGCTGGAGCGGGTGTTTGATATTTGTCATGGCTGTCGTCGCTGCTTCAGCCTGTGCCAATCCTTCCCGACCTTGTTTGATGCTATCGATGAGTCGCCCACCATGGAGCTCGATGGTGTAGACAAGAAGGTGTATTGGGACGTAGTAGATCACTGCTACCTGTGCGACATGTGTTTCATGATCAAGTGCCCCTATGTGCCGCCGCATGCCTTCAACATCGACTTCCCGCATCTCATGCTGCGCGCCAAGGCAGTAAAGTACCAGCAAGGCGACGTCAAAATCCGTGACAGGATACTCACCAGCACCGACACCGTTGGCAGGCTCGCAGGCATTCCGGTAGTGGTGCAGGCAGTAAACGCCGTTAACAAAAGCAAGACAGCGCGCAAGATTCTGGACAAGACACTGGGCGTGCATCCTGATGCCTTTGTGCCGGAGTACCACAGCGACACGTTGCGCAAACGCGAGCACGCTCGCAGACAACTGGATGCAGCGGCCACAGCGACACCAAATACACGCGGCCGCGTGGCGCTGTTCGCCACCTGCTATGGTAACTACAACGAGCCACAGCTGGGCACAGACCTGATTGCCATTTTTGAACACAATGGTATTCCGGTGCGGCTGGCCGAGCAGGAACAATGCTGCGGCATGCCCAAGCTGGAGCTGGGAGATCTGCAGGCTGTAGAGCGCGCCAAGCAGGCCAATATTCCGGTATTGGCGGCGCTGGTCGATGCCGGTTGGGATATTGTCGCCCCGGTACCCTCGTGCGTGCTGATGTTCAAGCAGGAATTGCCGCTGATGTTTCCAGACGATCCGGATGTGATCAAGGTAAAGAACGCGATCTACGATCCGTTTGAATATCTGATGCTGCGGCACAAGGACGGGGTGCTTAAAACAGATTTCAAAAAAACGCTGGGCAGGGTGTCGTATCACGTGTCATGCCATTTGCGGGTGCAAAACATAGGTCTAAAGACACGCGATGTATTGCAGTTGGTGCCCGATACCCAGGTGGAGCCGATAGAACGCTGCTCCGGTCACAATGGTACCTATGCAGTCAAAAGCGAGTTTCACGCCCATGCGGTGAAGATCGGCAAGCCGGTGGTGGAGCGTATTGCGAAGGCCAGCGCCGATTACTACACGAGCGACTGCCCGATTGCCGGCCATCATCTGGAGGAGGGGCTGGCGAACGGTACACCACCCACCCACCCGGTCACCCTGTTGCGGATTGCTTACGGAGTCTGA
- a CDS encoding ferritin-like domain-containing protein codes for MANEGFHEAAETLSTETRDMHRAIVSLMEELEAVDWYNQRVDACSDDELRAVLAHNRDEEKEHAAMMLEWIRRRDPVFDKELRDYLFTDKPLAALEAKHKS; via the coding sequence ATGGCCAACGAAGGTTTTCACGAAGCAGCAGAAACATTAAGTACCGAAACCCGCGATATGCACCGCGCCATCGTCTCATTGATGGAGGAACTGGAGGCGGTGGACTGGTACAACCAGCGGGTGGACGCCTGTAGCGATGATGAATTGCGTGCCGTGCTGGCGCATAACCGCGATGAGGAGAAAGAGCACGCGGCCATGATGCTGGAATGGATTCGTCGGCGTGACCCGGTGTTCGACAAGGAGTTGCGCGATTATCTGTTTACGGACAAGCCGCTGGCTGCGCTGGAGGCGAAGCACAAGTCGTGA
- a CDS encoding DUF3501 family protein yields the protein MKGIQNMKKLSREMLYPLEQYARMRNEFRAKVMAHKTHRRVPVGPHATLYFEDQLTMHYQVQEMLRVERIFEDEGILEEIEAYNPLIPDGSNWKATFMIQYDDEGERRTALASMIGIEDRVWVKVGEYAHVWAVADEDLERENAQKTSSVHFLRFELTPEMVAAAKAGVAIGVGIEHPAYCHQVDPIADDVRASLVQDLA from the coding sequence GTGAAGGGGATACAAAACATGAAGAAGCTCAGCCGTGAGATGCTGTACCCGCTTGAGCAGTATGCGCGCATGCGCAACGAATTTCGCGCCAAGGTGATGGCGCACAAAACGCACAGGCGTGTGCCGGTAGGCCCGCATGCCACGCTCTACTTTGAAGACCAGCTCACCATGCACTACCAGGTGCAGGAAATGCTGCGGGTAGAACGCATCTTCGAGGACGAAGGGATACTTGAAGAAATCGAGGCCTACAACCCGCTGATACCGGATGGCAGCAACTGGAAGGCAACCTTCATGATCCAGTATGATGACGAAGGGGAGCGCCGTACTGCACTGGCCAGCATGATAGGCATTGAAGACCGGGTGTGGGTGAAGGTGGGCGAGTACGCGCATGTGTGGGCGGTTGCCGATGAAGACCTGGAGCGCGAGAATGCACAGAAGACCTCGTCAGTGCACTTCCTGCGTTTTGAGCTGACGCCGGAGATGGTGGCGGCGGCCAAGGCCGGTGTTGCCATCGGTGTGGGCATCGAGCACCCGGCTTACTGCCATCAGGTTGACCCTATCGCAGACGATGTACGTGCGTCGTTAGTGCAGGACCTGGCCTGA
- a CDS encoding CNP1-like family protein: MRTPSLLLLLVTLLPGMSGAAAAYENDYDEPAPWTEDVKPVPAPPQEADLIRLAVDGPQRNFKHYIDSKSLTTHADGVVTYTAVIASDSGAQNILFEGIRCEMARYKTYAYGNGAGGFQQSLASSWQKILTRSGPTNYRSELLRYYLCDERGLPLQPHVIIERLKHPNPPRYTG; this comes from the coding sequence GTGCGTACACCCTCGCTGCTGCTGTTGCTGGTGACGCTGCTGCCGGGTATGTCAGGAGCGGCGGCAGCGTATGAGAATGACTACGATGAGCCCGCGCCGTGGACAGAGGACGTCAAGCCAGTGCCCGCGCCACCGCAGGAGGCTGACCTCATCCGGCTGGCCGTGGATGGCCCGCAGCGCAACTTCAAACATTATATTGACAGCAAGTCCCTCACGACCCATGCCGATGGCGTGGTCACCTACACCGCCGTCATCGCCTCAGACAGTGGTGCGCAAAACATCCTGTTTGAAGGCATACGTTGCGAAATGGCGCGCTACAAGACCTACGCCTACGGTAATGGTGCTGGCGGTTTTCAGCAGAGCCTGGCGTCCTCCTGGCAAAAGATACTCACCCGCAGCGGGCCCACCAACTATCGCAGCGAGCTGCTGCGCTACTATCTGTGTGATGAGCGCGGGCTTCCACTCCAGCCGCATGTCATCATCGAACGCCTGAAGCATCCCAATCCCCCGCGCTATACCGGCTGA
- the parE gene encoding DNA topoisomerase IV subunit B, translating to MSADYDASAIEVLSGLDPVRRRPGMYTDTTRPNHLAQEVIDNSVDEALGGHAARIGVTLYQDGSLEVSDDGRGMPVDSHPEEKISGVELILTRLHAGGKFSGKAYRFSGGLHGVGVSVVNALSKKLEVWIRRGGKEYHMGFAGGDRRSQLKVTGTVARNNTGTTLRFWPDEKYFDAAKFSVSRLKHLLRAKAVLCPGLHVGFRDEASGEQESWHYDEGIRAYLAEALQGMPVLPAEPYAGAMQGNSEAVEWALAWVPEGGEIVTESYVNLIPTAQGGTHVNGLRTGLTEAMRDFCEFRSLLPRGVRLAPEDVFDRCSHVLSVKLLDPQFSGQTKERLTSRECAAFVGGVVKDSFSLWLNQHVDVAEAIAQLAINNAQRRLRESKNVVRKKIVSGPALPGKLADCTLQDLGQTELFLVEGDSAGGSAKQARDRLFQAILPLRGKILNTWEVAPGTVLSSQEVHDIAVAIGVDPGSDDLAGLRYGKICILADADSDGAHIATLLCALFVRHFHPLVAAGRIYVAMPPLYRIDIVKEVYYALDEAEKQGVLDRIAAEGKKGKVNVQRFKGLGEMNPAQLRITTIAPETRRLLQLTVQSGDNTTQLMDMLLAKRRAADRKCWLEQKGGLASAVV from the coding sequence ATGTCAGCTGACTACGACGCCTCCGCCATTGAAGTCCTGAGCGGGCTCGACCCGGTGCGGCGGCGGCCCGGCATGTATACCGACACCACGCGTCCCAATCATCTTGCGCAGGAAGTGATAGACAACAGCGTGGATGAAGCGCTCGGTGGCCATGCTGCGCGCATTGGGGTGACCTTGTACCAGGATGGCTCGCTCGAAGTTAGCGACGACGGGCGTGGCATGCCGGTGGACAGCCATCCGGAGGAGAAAATATCCGGCGTGGAGCTGATCCTTACACGCCTGCATGCGGGCGGAAAGTTCAGCGGCAAGGCCTATCGATTCTCCGGCGGCCTGCACGGTGTGGGCGTGTCGGTGGTTAATGCACTGTCGAAAAAACTGGAGGTCTGGATACGGCGCGGTGGCAAGGAGTATCACATGGGCTTTGCCGGTGGCGACAGGCGCTCGCAACTCAAGGTGACCGGCACCGTGGCAAGAAATAATACCGGCACCACGCTGCGCTTCTGGCCAGATGAAAAATATTTCGATGCAGCGAAATTTTCCGTATCGCGCTTGAAGCATCTGTTGCGTGCCAAGGCGGTGTTGTGTCCGGGCCTGCATGTGGGCTTCCGCGACGAAGCCAGCGGCGAGCAGGAAAGCTGGCACTACGATGAGGGCATCAGGGCTTATCTGGCTGAAGCGCTGCAAGGCATGCCTGTATTGCCCGCCGAACCTTATGCAGGCGCCATGCAGGGCAACAGCGAGGCGGTCGAGTGGGCGCTGGCATGGGTGCCTGAGGGCGGCGAGATCGTCACCGAGAGTTACGTCAATCTGATTCCGACTGCGCAGGGTGGCACGCATGTGAACGGATTGCGCACCGGTCTGACGGAGGCGATGCGCGACTTCTGTGAATTCCGCAGCCTGTTACCGCGCGGCGTGAGGCTCGCACCCGAGGACGTGTTTGACCGATGCAGCCATGTCTTGTCAGTAAAGCTGCTCGACCCACAGTTTTCCGGCCAGACCAAGGAGCGCCTGACCTCGCGCGAATGCGCCGCTTTTGTCGGCGGGGTGGTGAAAGACAGCTTCAGCCTGTGGCTGAACCAGCATGTCGATGTGGCCGAGGCCATCGCCCAGCTTGCCATTAACAATGCACAGCGCCGTCTGCGCGAAAGCAAGAACGTGGTGCGCAAGAAAATTGTCAGCGGCCCGGCGTTGCCGGGCAAGCTTGCCGACTGCACCCTGCAAGATCTGGGTCAAACCGAGCTGTTTCTGGTGGAGGGCGACTCGGCAGGCGGCTCCGCCAAGCAGGCGCGCGATCGCCTGTTTCAGGCCATCCTGCCGCTGCGCGGCAAGATACTGAATACGTGGGAGGTCGCGCCGGGCACGGTGTTGTCGTCGCAGGAGGTGCACGACATCGCCGTCGCCATCGGTGTCGATCCCGGCTCGGACGATCTTGCAGGCCTGCGCTACGGCAAGATCTGTATCCTGGCCGACGCAGATTCCGACGGCGCCCACATTGCCACGCTGTTGTGCGCACTGTTTGTGCGCCACTTTCACCCGCTGGTGGCGGCGGGCCGCATTTATGTCGCCATGCCGCCGCTGTACCGCATTGATATCGTTAAAGAGGTCTATTACGCCCTGGATGAGGCCGAAAAACAGGGCGTGCTGGACCGGATCGCGGCCGAAGGCAAAAAAGGCAAGGTCAACGTGCAGCGCTTCAAGGGGCTGGGCGAAATGAATCCGGCACAACTGCGTATAACCACCATCGCCCCCGAGACCCGGCGCCTGCTACAGCTCACGGTGCAGTCCGGTGACAACACCACGCAACTCATGGACATGCTGCTGGCCAAGAGGCGCGCCGCCGATCGCAAATGCTGGCTCGAGCAGAAGGGTGGTCTGGCCTCTGCTGTTGTGTAA
- a CDS encoding flagellin, translating into MPQIINTNIPSLNAQRNLNTSQSQLAVSLQRLSSGLRINSAKDDAAGLAIAERFTTQIRGLNQAARNSNDGISLSQTAEGALAEQTNNLQRIRELAVQSANATNSSSDRAALQNEVSQLLAEIDRVAQQTKFNGVALLDGTFSNQQFQVGADSGQTISIASIASVRTSVLGGTSSSSYSTTTLAGGGAPTAALGAGDLIINGRDIGTVAQDARLIANAINAQTGLTSVTATASASSSGSLGAFSGLTGTAGGSAAYTLSVGGVNIVNNQAITSSTTSGALGSYTAIAGENVTIGATFAGNYSLTVDGTNVVNQAVTSSTTTGTDLNAFTTVTGTTAGSATFTLTVGSVTLVNAVDPQATTIDDAYLDNAITVTHAAALAAAGITVNGSVVGGDLEFTTDDGRSLTVTQAFGGDAAAGFTTIGATPTTYTQTYSPADVAAAIDTALGGGVGTTLSGLGISFTGTAALGTLTFTKADGTSLSVVEALTGGATGGFTTTVAGSTQTSNPTYSPNVTGAYIDSAVTTNAAALTTAGISYTGTAAAGTLTFSKADGSNLVLTETLAGNAAGGFAGLTGTQTSRGTLTLSGNGVDGITITGANTAFAGSSIIAGNSQATTTTVNFTAALGTVDISSVTGANAALSIVDAALSSVNTSRAELGAYQNRFASVIASLQTTSENLTSSRSRILDADFAAETAALTRGQILQQAGVAILAQANSLPQQVLSLLR; encoded by the coding sequence ATGCCTCAAATTATCAATACCAATATACCTTCGTTAAATGCCCAGCGTAACCTGAATACATCGCAGTCGCAGTTGGCGGTCTCGCTGCAGCGCTTGTCTTCAGGTCTGCGCATCAACAGCGCCAAGGATGATGCTGCCGGCCTTGCTATCGCCGAGCGGTTTACCACCCAGATCCGCGGCTTGAACCAGGCCGCACGTAACTCCAATGATGGTATTTCGCTGTCGCAAACCGCAGAAGGCGCGCTCGCCGAGCAAACCAACAACCTGCAGCGTATTCGTGAGCTGGCGGTACAGTCTGCCAACGCCACCAACAGCTCGAGCGACCGCGCCGCGCTGCAGAACGAAGTGTCGCAGTTGCTGGCCGAAATCGATCGCGTGGCACAGCAGACCAAGTTCAATGGTGTGGCGCTGCTTGATGGCACCTTTTCCAACCAGCAGTTCCAGGTAGGTGCCGACTCCGGCCAAACCATCAGCATCGCTTCCATCGCCAGTGTCCGTACCAGCGTGTTGGGCGGTACCTCTTCCAGCAGCTACTCGACCACGACACTCGCTGGTGGCGGTGCGCCGACTGCGGCACTGGGTGCAGGTGACCTGATCATCAACGGCCGCGACATCGGCACCGTGGCCCAGGATGCACGCCTGATTGCCAATGCCATCAATGCCCAGACCGGTCTGACCAGCGTCACCGCGACGGCTTCGGCCTCCAGCTCCGGCTCGCTCGGCGCCTTCTCGGGCCTCACCGGCACGGCTGGCGGCAGTGCGGCCTATACCCTGTCGGTTGGCGGCGTCAACATTGTGAACAACCAGGCGATCACCTCCTCAACCACTTCCGGTGCGCTCGGCAGTTACACCGCCATCGCCGGCGAGAACGTGACGATCGGTGCCACCTTCGCCGGCAATTACAGCCTGACGGTCGACGGGACCAATGTGGTCAATCAGGCGGTAACCTCCAGCACCACCACCGGTACCGACCTCAATGCCTTCACCACGGTTACCGGTACCACGGCAGGCAGCGCGACCTTTACCCTGACCGTGGGCAGCGTGACCCTGGTCAATGCCGTGGATCCGCAGGCGACCACAATCGATGATGCCTACCTCGACAACGCGATCACGGTGACTCATGCCGCCGCGCTTGCCGCTGCCGGCATCACCGTGAACGGATCCGTTGTGGGTGGCGACCTCGAGTTCACCACGGATGACGGCCGTAGCCTCACTGTCACCCAGGCCTTCGGCGGCGATGCGGCCGCAGGTTTCACCACCATCGGTGCCACCCCGACCACCTACACCCAGACCTACAGCCCGGCCGATGTGGCAGCTGCCATCGATACCGCCCTTGGGGGGGGTGTTGGCACGACACTCAGTGGATTGGGTATTTCCTTTACCGGTACGGCCGCACTCGGCACCTTGACCTTTACCAAGGCCGATGGCACCAGCTTGTCGGTCGTCGAGGCCCTGACGGGTGGCGCCACGGGTGGCTTTACCACCACGGTGGCGGGCAGCACCCAGACCAGCAACCCGACCTACAGCCCGAACGTCACCGGCGCCTACATTGACAGCGCCGTGACGACTAATGCCGCGGCCCTGACGACCGCCGGCATCAGCTACACGGGTACTGCGGCGGCCGGGACTCTCACCTTCAGCAAGGCCGATGGCAGTAACCTGGTGCTCACGGAAACGCTGGCCGGGAATGCGGCGGGCGGCTTCGCCGGGCTGACCGGGACCCAGACCAGCCGTGGCACACTCACGCTGAGCGGCAACGGAGTCGATGGTATTACCATCACCGGGGCCAACACTGCGTTTGCAGGCTCCAGCATCATCGCCGGCAACTCGCAGGCTACGACCACCACGGTCAACTTCACCGCGGCACTGGGGACAGTAGACATCTCCTCCGTCACGGGCGCCAACGCGGCACTGTCCATCGTAGATGCGGCCTTGTCGTCGGTGAACACCTCGCGTGCGGAACTGGGCGCCTATCAGAACCGCTTTGCATCGGTGATCGCGAGCCTGCAAACCACCTCGGAAAACCTGACATCGTCACGTAGCCGAATTCTGGATGCTGACTTTGCGGCCGAAACCGCAGCCCTTACCCGCGGTCAGATACTGCAGCAGGCCGGTGTGGCGATTCTGGCCCAGGCCAACTCACTGCCACAGCAAGTGCTGTCGCTGTTGCGTTAA
- a CDS encoding flagellar protein FlaG, with protein MPTPIVTQVTATRSAGFGSAGHGQPEQQASSRQQLPEQADDLPADASVELAATQAAETELIQAVSRLNDYVQNLRRDLRFSIDEGTGHTVITVTDSATQEVIRQIPSEEALAIAHSLETNQGVILRAKA; from the coding sequence ATGCCCACACCTATAGTTACACAGGTGACGGCAACCCGGTCTGCGGGATTTGGATCTGCGGGACATGGACAACCAGAGCAACAGGCAAGTTCGCGGCAACAATTGCCGGAACAAGCGGATGACCTGCCGGCTGATGCCAGTGTCGAACTGGCAGCCACACAGGCCGCCGAGACCGAGTTAATACAGGCTGTGAGTCGCTTGAACGACTATGTGCAGAACCTGCGCCGTGATTTGCGGTTCAGTATCGACGAGGGAACCGGGCACACCGTGATTACGGTCACGGACTCGGCAACACAGGAGGTAATACGCCAGATTCCTTCGGAGGAGGCATTGGCCATAGCTCACAGTCTGGAGACGAATCAGGGTGTGATACTCCGGGCCAAGGCCTGA